From the genome of Mucispirillum schaedleri ASF457:
AGCGACTTCTAACCATACCAAAAGGTACATTTATGAAAAAGCATATAATACCTATTATAAAAATTGTAAAAATTGTTTCATAGCTCATAATATTTATGTTATAATTATTTTATATCAATTTGTAAAGGTGCTTTATGAGTAAAAAAATAGTAATTTACTTAATATCTACATTATTATTTATTACAGGCTGTAATAAAAATAATGAAATAAATGAAAGTTTAGATACTAAGCAGGATAATATTTCCAGCAGCAGCGAAGAAGTTTCACTATTAGAGCCATTATCAGAAGATGGAGAAGTTATCCAAAATGCAGCAGTTCCAAAATCAGAAGGGGAAGGGATAGATGTAATAACATCTGTGCAGGCTGATAAAAATATTCCTGCTGCTACAAGTGAACATGATGTGGCAGTATTTTTCCGTGCAATATATGATAATAATACTGCAAAAATCAGCGATTTTTTACATGACGGCTTTGACATTAATGCAATGAATAAAAATGGGGAAAATGCAGTAAATGCTGCTATTGCATCAGGCAGTTATTATGTTTTACAGTTTTTAATAGATAATGGAGCAAATCTAAACAGCACATCAGATACAGGGATACCGCCATTAAGTCAGGCAATTTTAGAATATAATAAACAGGCAGTGGATATGCTTCTTAACAGTAAAAAAGTTGATATGTATTATGTGTGGGGAGATATATGGACCGGCTCGCCTTTATATATTGCATGTTCAAAAGCTAATGTTTATGCACTTGAAAAAATGGTAGAAAATGGTGCAGATTTAAATTATGATTTTAGTGAATACAATGCCGTTCCTTTAATACACTATGCGTTAAATTATAAGCAGTATATAAAACAAGAAGAATACAGGGAGTTAATCGCATTTTTAATATTAAATAAGATAAATGTTAATATTAAAAATAATAAAGGGCATACACCTTTAATGACTGCTTTAAAAAATGGTGATATAGATGGCTTTAATGCACTAATTGCAGGCGGTGCAGACATTACAATAAAAGATGATGATGGTAAAACTGCACTTTTTTATGCAGAACATTTGAAAGGTTCATCAATGCTTCCTGATAATGAATATAATAAGATAATTCATTTATTATCAATGGATAATGGAACGAAATAATATGATATATTAATTACTTGCAGCAGGAACAG
Proteins encoded in this window:
- a CDS encoding ankyrin repeat domain-containing protein, which produces MSKKIVIYLISTLLFITGCNKNNEINESLDTKQDNISSSSEEVSLLEPLSEDGEVIQNAAVPKSEGEGIDVITSVQADKNIPAATSEHDVAVFFRAIYDNNTAKISDFLHDGFDINAMNKNGENAVNAAIASGSYYVLQFLIDNGANLNSTSDTGIPPLSQAILEYNKQAVDMLLNSKKVDMYYVWGDIWTGSPLYIACSKANVYALEKMVENGADLNYDFSEYNAVPLIHYALNYKQYIKQEEYRELIAFLILNKINVNIKNNKGHTPLMTALKNGDIDGFNALIAGGADITIKDDDGKTALFYAEHLKGSSMLPDNEYNKIIHLLSMDNGTK